In one window of Hymenobacter nivis DNA:
- the xerD gene encoding site-specific tyrosine recombinase XerD, with protein sequence MTWPQALRQFQGYLQLEKSLSPNSVEAYVRDATKLHQFLVGEGVPARPEQVTTRLLRDFLNTLTGLGLGATSQARTLSGLKAFFSFMIMEDLIRLDPTDTLEAPKTGRHLPDALSYPEIETLLGAIDLSTDEGLRTRAVLEVLYSSGLRVSELCELKLSNIAAEQGFMKVLGKGNKERLVPVGREALKQLNFYLRGVRGHLDIKPGAEDHAFLSQRGRPLSRITVFTTLKKLAEQAGLRKTISPHTLRHSFATHLIEGGADLRAVQEMLGHASITTTEIYTHLDRDYLRQVITEFHPRS encoded by the coding sequence ATGACCTGGCCCCAGGCCCTCCGGCAATTCCAGGGCTACCTGCAGCTCGAAAAATCCCTCTCGCCCAACTCGGTGGAGGCCTACGTGCGCGACGCCACCAAGCTGCACCAGTTTCTGGTGGGGGAGGGGGTGCCCGCCCGCCCCGAGCAGGTGACGACGCGGCTGCTGCGCGACTTCCTCAATACCCTCACTGGCCTTGGGCTGGGGGCCACTTCGCAGGCGCGCACGCTCTCGGGGCTGAAGGCATTCTTCAGCTTCATGATCATGGAGGACCTCATCAGGCTTGACCCCACCGATACGCTGGAGGCCCCCAAAACCGGCCGCCACCTGCCCGACGCCCTCAGCTACCCCGAAATCGAAACCCTGCTCGGGGCCATTGATTTGAGCACCGACGAGGGCCTGCGCACTCGTGCCGTGCTGGAGGTATTGTACTCCTCGGGCCTGCGCGTGAGCGAGTTGTGCGAGCTGAAGCTCTCGAATATTGCCGCCGAGCAGGGCTTTATGAAGGTGCTGGGCAAGGGTAACAAGGAGCGCCTGGTACCCGTGGGCCGCGAGGCCCTCAAGCAACTCAACTTTTACCTGCGCGGGGTGCGCGGCCACCTCGACATCAAGCCCGGGGCCGAAGACCACGCCTTCCTAAGCCAGCGGGGGCGGCCACTCTCTCGCATCACCGTCTTCACCACGCTCAAGAAGCTGGCCGAGCAGGCGGGGCTGCGCAAAACCATCAGCCCGCACACGCTGCGCCACTCCTTCGCCACCCACCTCATCGAGGGCGGGGCCGACCTGCGCGCGGTGCAGGAAATGCTGGGCCACGCCAGCATTACGACCACCGAAATCTACACCCACCTCGACCGCGACTACCTGCGGCAGGTCATTACCGAGTTTCACCCGCGCAGCTGA
- the aroQ gene encoding type II 3-dehydroquinate dehydratase: MDLLIINGPNLNLLGRREPGIYGSRSFDDFFPELVEAFPDHTLTHFQSNHEGALIDKLHEVGFTHHGIVLNAGGFTHTSVALGDAVAGIATPVVEVHLSNIAAREEFRHKSLIAKHCAGSIAGFGLESYRLAVQWFTSQRPKRVGFGR, from the coding sequence ATGGATCTTCTCATTATCAACGGCCCCAACCTTAACTTGTTAGGTCGGCGCGAGCCCGGCATCTACGGTAGCCGCTCGTTCGACGACTTTTTCCCGGAGCTGGTGGAAGCCTTTCCCGACCATACGCTGACGCACTTCCAGAGCAACCACGAGGGGGCCCTCATCGACAAATTGCACGAGGTCGGCTTCACCCACCACGGCATCGTGCTGAACGCCGGCGGCTTCACCCACACCAGCGTGGCCCTCGGCGACGCCGTGGCCGGCATTGCCACGCCCGTGGTGGAAGTGCACCTGAGCAATATCGCCGCCCGCGAAGAATTTCGCCACAAAAGCCTCATCGCCAAGCACTGCGCGGGCAGCATCGCCGGCTTCGGCCTCGAAAGCTACCGGCTGGCCGTGCAGTGGTTTACCAGCCAGCGGCCCAAACGTGTAGGTTTCGGGCGGTAG